The following coding sequences lie in one Ostrea edulis chromosome 8, xbOstEdul1.1, whole genome shotgun sequence genomic window:
- the LOC130049105 gene encoding multiple epidermal growth factor-like domains protein 10 isoform X7 has protein sequence MVSAWGHRSLVSACIKIGPGVFYNRFAGFYLYVSNTTSKDDGHLCFHEIQNVDGTPVENQTISCSVHGRYVIYYNERRPGVTYPSYYSRDAYNELCEVEVHGCSDPTFYGKNCDQPCPDKCQEKRCNISTGHCLGCIPGYQGLRCSQVCDKQAYGLECSSSCGNCSDGEPCHYQNGTCPRGCDAGVYGEKCQIPCQPGFYGKNCGQRCSENCKVTNRCSRFTGECDGGCKPGWKMPTCQRECDGGMYGAGCTQKCGSCLNNKQCHHVNGTCLSGCSSGYQGGHCKENCPSGYFGINCENSCTVYCGRNGSCDQTTGICDGGCEEGWSGPLCGTEELSSRVTSCTDDNTATIISIVVSIFIVLIGSIINFLMWKRNQTEYAKKGETCRSETRSAHNSGLDPRMQNWETLPNRTRMRNFTIIPNLPGKSKTSYLYCSYFHCT, from the exons ATGGTATCAGCTTGGGGTCATAGGAGTTTGGTATCAgcttgtatcaaaattg GCCCCGGTGTGTTTTATAATCGATTTGCTGGATTTTACCTCTACGTATCCAATACTACGTCAAAGGATGACGGCCATCTTTGTTTCCATGAAATACAGAATGTGGACGGTACTCCAGTAGAGAACCAGACAATAAGCTGTTCTGTTCATGGACGATATGTGATATACTACAACGAACGGAGACCGGGTGTTACCTACCCTAGCTACTACTCACGAGACGCATATAATGAACTATGTGAAGTGGAAGTTCATG GATGCTCTGACCCAACATTTTACGGAAAGAATTGTGACCAACCGTGTCCCGATAAATGTCAAGAGAAGAGGTGTAACATCAGTACGGGACACTGTCTGGGCTGTATACCGGGTTATCAAGGTCTTCGCTGTAGTCAAG TATGTGATAAACAGGCGTATGGGCTGGAATGTTCGTCATCATGTGGGAACTGTAGCGATGGGGAGCCATGTCACTATCAAAACGGCACGTGCCCTCGGGGATGTGATGCTGGGGTATATGGGGAGAAATGCCAGATAC CATGCCAACCTGGTTTTTATGGAAAGAACTGCGGACAGAGATGCAGTGAGAACTGTAAAGTGACAAATCGTTGTAGCAGATTTACTGGGGAGTGTGACGGGGGCTGTAAACCGGGATGGAAGATGCCAACATGTCAGCGAG AATGTGATGGTGGGATGTACGGCGCAGGCTGCACACAGAAATGTGGTTCCTGTCTAAACAACAAACAGTGTCATCATGTTAACGGCACGTGTTTGAGTGGCTGTTCTTCAGGATACCAGGGAGGACATTGCAAGGAGA ACTGTCCCAGTGGGTATTTCGGTATCAATTGTGAGAACAGCTGTACCGTGTACTGTGGTAGAAATGGTAGTTGTGATCAGACCACTGGGATATGTGATGGAGGATGTGAGGAGGGGTGGAGCGGGCCTCTCTGTGGTACAG AAGAGTTATCATCCCGCGTTACAAGTTGTACAGATGACAACACCGCCACCATCATAAGTATTGTAGTATCTATTTTTATAGTGCTTATTGGAAGTATCATCAACTTCCTGATGTGGAAGAGAAATCAGA CAGAATATGCAAAGAAAGG AGAAACCTGTAGAAGTGAAACAAGGAGTGCTCACAATTCAG GGTTGGATCCCCGTATGCAGAACTGGGAGACCTTGCCAAACCGAACACGTATGAGGAACTTCACCATTATACCGAATCTACCGGGAAAGTCTAAGACGAGTTATTTGTACTGCAGTTATTTCCACTGTACTTAG